In Azospirillum ramasamyi, a single window of DNA contains:
- a CDS encoding HlyD family type I secretion periplasmic adaptor subunit yields the protein MPDARLSGTDQSASPAEAGREVVPAKAGPVPPPARRRAALPAPSPPPPGFALDYLPDGAAIEHAPLPWLARSTLYVLAGLLAALVLWAALAQVDRIVTAGGRLVTTAPLVVAQPLETAVVRGVDVQVGDRVRAGDRLATLDPTFAAADLADLTARLVSVEAQIGRLRAELDGGDYSPAADDPDAAVQAAILERRRAEYRARLASLDEKAGQLDSAIAASRRAQAGLAERLAVVGEVEDIRRQLQERQTGSRLTWLEARVERLRMRDDLTALQDREQASAHELRGIQADRAAFIDEWRRKTAEDLVEQTRQRATLVEQIAKAERRRSLVTLTAPVDAVVLEVAKRSVGSVVREAEPLVTLVPADVPLEVEAEIPSRDIGLVRVGDFVRVKLDAFPFQRHGTLPGEIRTISADAFTHDPQGASQGAGGQAANPDGPRPSAGAVFRTRIRLTDTRLESVPDGTNLSPGMVASAEIRVGTRSVLSYFLYPVIRVLDESIREP from the coding sequence ATGCCCGACGCACGCCTATCCGGCACGGATCAGAGCGCGTCACCGGCCGAAGCGGGCCGCGAGGTCGTCCCGGCCAAGGCCGGGCCGGTTCCTCCCCCTGCCCGGCGCCGCGCCGCCCTGCCGGCGCCGTCGCCGCCGCCGCCGGGCTTCGCGCTGGATTACCTGCCGGACGGGGCGGCGATCGAACATGCGCCGCTGCCCTGGCTGGCGCGCTCCACCCTCTATGTGCTGGCCGGGCTTCTGGCGGCGCTGGTGCTGTGGGCGGCTCTCGCCCAGGTCGACCGCATCGTCACCGCCGGCGGCCGGCTGGTGACCACGGCGCCGCTGGTGGTGGCCCAGCCGCTGGAGACCGCGGTGGTGCGCGGCGTCGACGTCCAGGTCGGCGACCGCGTCCGCGCCGGCGACCGGCTGGCGACGCTCGACCCCACCTTCGCCGCGGCGGATCTGGCCGACCTGACCGCCAGGCTCGTCAGCGTCGAGGCGCAGATCGGCCGCCTGCGCGCCGAGCTGGACGGCGGCGACTACAGCCCTGCCGCCGATGATCCCGACGCTGCGGTCCAGGCCGCCATCCTGGAGCGCCGCCGCGCCGAATACCGCGCCCGCCTCGCCTCGCTCGACGAGAAGGCCGGGCAGCTGGACAGCGCCATCGCCGCCAGCCGCCGCGCCCAGGCCGGCCTTGCCGAACGGCTCGCCGTGGTGGGCGAGGTGGAGGACATCCGCCGCCAGCTTCAGGAACGCCAGACCGGATCCCGCCTGACCTGGCTGGAGGCGCGGGTCGAGCGGCTGCGCATGCGCGACGACCTGACCGCCCTGCAGGACCGCGAGCAGGCGAGCGCGCACGAGCTGCGCGGCATCCAGGCCGACCGAGCCGCCTTCATCGACGAATGGCGGCGCAAGACGGCGGAGGACCTCGTCGAGCAGACCCGCCAGCGGGCCACCCTGGTCGAGCAGATCGCCAAGGCCGAGCGCCGCCGCTCGCTGGTCACCTTGACCGCCCCGGTCGACGCGGTGGTGTTGGAGGTCGCCAAGCGCTCCGTCGGTTCCGTCGTCCGCGAGGCCGAGCCGCTGGTCACCCTGGTGCCCGCCGACGTGCCGCTGGAGGTGGAGGCGGAGATCCCGTCCCGCGACATCGGTCTGGTCCGGGTCGGCGACTTCGTGCGGGTGAAGCTGGACGCCTTCCCCTTCCAGCGCCACGGCACCCTGCCCGGCGAAATCCGCACCATCAGCGCCGACGCCTTCACCCATGATCCCCAGGGTGCGTCCCAGGGCGCCGGCGGCCAGGCCGCCAACCCCGACGGCCCCCGGCCGTCCGCCGGCGCTGTCTTCCGCACCCGCATCCGCCTGACCGACACCCGGCTGGAGTCGGTGCCCGACGGCACCAACCTCAGCCCCGGCATGGTCGCCTCGGCCGAGATCCGGGTCGGTACCCGGTCGGTGCTGTCCTACTTCCTCTACCCCGTCATCCGCGTGCTCGACGAAAGCATCCGCGAGCCCTGA
- a CDS encoding replication protein RepA, which translates to MGQIHTLITQLGRDQAKALQTDPDQRSLVDVAAAVLEEERQELGITYSGFALTALPHRRLPDDQPWERRGHKIRLLIEPGRLPIRNGGFKLYGVPYGSRARMILLYLQTRAIQTDSREVELGRSMHEWLDRMGLSVGGQTYRDIREQASRIAACNLTFAWEDAHSIGFEKGSIVKGGIHFSANAGAEPGQGSLWEDRVLLSEAFFRELKAHPVPIWEPALRHIQNNSTSIDIYIWLAYRLHSLNRSTPITWLAVFEQFGAGYSRLRDFRKRFIEALQLALAVYPDARVDVEEQGLMLHPSPPPIPERKFAQLCR; encoded by the coding sequence ATGGGACAGATACATACCCTGATCACCCAGCTTGGACGTGACCAGGCGAAGGCGCTCCAGACCGATCCGGATCAGCGTTCGCTAGTCGACGTCGCCGCCGCCGTCCTCGAAGAGGAGCGGCAGGAGCTTGGCATCACCTATTCGGGTTTTGCGCTGACCGCGCTTCCCCATCGTCGTCTTCCCGACGACCAGCCGTGGGAGCGGCGCGGACATAAGATCCGCTTGCTGATCGAGCCTGGACGACTGCCGATCCGCAACGGTGGCTTTAAGCTCTACGGCGTTCCCTACGGCAGCCGCGCGCGGATGATCCTGCTGTATCTGCAGACCCGCGCGATCCAGACCGACAGCCGCGAGGTCGAACTCGGCCGCAGCATGCACGAATGGCTGGACCGCATGGGCCTGTCGGTGGGCGGCCAGACCTATCGCGACATCCGCGAACAGGCCTCGCGCATCGCCGCCTGCAACCTGACCTTCGCCTGGGAGGATGCCCACAGCATCGGCTTCGAAAAAGGCTCGATCGTCAAGGGCGGCATCCATTTCTCGGCCAATGCCGGGGCGGAACCGGGCCAGGGCTCGCTGTGGGAAGACCGCGTCCTGCTGTCGGAAGCCTTCTTCCGCGAGTTGAAGGCCCATCCGGTGCCGATCTGGGAACCAGCGCTGCGCCACATCCAGAACAACAGCACCAGCATCGACATCTATATCTGGCTGGCCTACCGGCTTCACAGCCTGAACCGTTCCACCCCCATCACCTGGCTGGCCGTGTTCGAACAGTTCGGCGCGGGCTACAGCCGCCTGCGCGATTTCCGCAAGCGCTTCATCGAGGCCTTGCAGCTGGCGCTCGCCGTCTATCCCGACGCGCGGGTCGATGTGGAGGAACAGGGGCTGATGCTGCACCCCTCGCCGCCGCCGATCCCGGAGCGCAAGTTCGCCCAGCTTTGCCGGTGA
- a CDS encoding DUF7657 domain-containing protein — MQKFPPISTGGLFAAIVLALSVLYAAMAWTPSSYGVALRQMGVTEESGLVLGTPRDIRSDEWAVWTPYLQIAVDNGFARHNAHSPYHEDLRNFNALPLWDWALPFKPQYWAFFLVDPAHAFAIYHAAFIALFLIGYQRMGRMLGMAPGISVCFSLLAFFAGYTQYAWTTTGPQLALFPWLLVTLAAPLRLPVKGLLLYWVSAVWLLSHFYPPVILSLGFVGAVLVLALRRDLLRWPLLATAGLAAVLAAGTVYAYLAEPLQAMTSTVYPGQRHSDGGSGDWRIWLSTVLPFITTRGFDSLIVHNIVETGAIGSYWPLLLLVFADWRQGISGGVAERSRLLTALAVLGVGLALVSAWMLLPIPAAVGKFLLWDRVFPPRMIVAVGLLALVATALLAGAVRWRITPLRVALFAAVVLAAWVLSKRAGGIAPWSSLFDGVILLVLAGGLALWRLIPAMGLRPPRTGTLVAGVAVAANLLTFGQFNPIQSAKPIFERPQTALTARLSALQAAHGKGWLVETLPIFTGAVLAGWGYNSIAHTLIAPHLDFFRPLFPDMPEERFTQAFNRYAHIIPDAVAEPVFPYPDQVRVPWSALAPAALAREASVLPANDAATVDGPFPTGGSLDEVRLENGLLLLRGWAPWTAVRATQSIAVVSDVPLTVLSHGTERRPDLQAAFPTADRGQAGFTILLRPETDLDRIPALCVLGRGTDAGTVALTALHPANDGCRRLGLAR; from the coding sequence ATGCAAAAATTTCCGCCCATCTCGACCGGGGGGCTGTTCGCCGCCATCGTTCTGGCCCTGTCGGTTCTCTACGCGGCGATGGCCTGGACGCCCTCCTCCTACGGGGTGGCGCTGCGCCAGATGGGGGTGACAGAGGAAAGCGGGCTCGTGCTGGGCACGCCGCGCGACATCCGCAGCGACGAATGGGCGGTGTGGACGCCCTATCTGCAGATCGCGGTCGACAACGGCTTCGCCCGCCACAACGCCCATTCGCCCTATCATGAGGATTTGCGGAACTTCAACGCCCTGCCCCTGTGGGACTGGGCGCTGCCCTTCAAACCGCAATACTGGGCCTTCTTCCTGGTCGATCCGGCCCATGCCTTCGCCATCTACCATGCCGCCTTCATCGCCCTGTTCCTGATCGGCTACCAGCGGATGGGGCGGATGCTGGGCATGGCGCCGGGCATCTCGGTCTGCTTCTCGCTGCTCGCCTTCTTCGCTGGCTACACCCAGTATGCCTGGACCACCACCGGGCCGCAGCTCGCCCTGTTTCCCTGGCTGCTGGTGACGCTGGCGGCGCCGTTGCGGCTGCCGGTGAAGGGGCTGCTGCTCTACTGGGTGTCGGCGGTGTGGCTGCTGTCGCACTTCTATCCGCCGGTGATCCTGTCGCTGGGGTTCGTTGGCGCCGTGCTGGTGCTGGCGCTGCGCCGCGACCTGCTGCGGTGGCCGCTGCTGGCGACGGCGGGGCTGGCCGCCGTCCTGGCCGCCGGCACCGTCTACGCCTATCTGGCGGAGCCGCTGCAGGCGATGACCTCCACCGTCTATCCCGGCCAGCGGCACAGCGACGGCGGCAGCGGGGACTGGCGCATCTGGCTGTCCACGGTCCTGCCCTTCATCACCACCCGCGGCTTCGACAGCCTGATCGTCCACAACATCGTGGAGACCGGGGCGATCGGCAGCTATTGGCCGCTGCTGCTCCTGGTCTTCGCCGACTGGAGGCAGGGCATCTCGGGCGGGGTCGCCGAGCGGAGCCGGCTGCTGACGGCCCTGGCGGTGCTGGGCGTCGGGCTGGCGCTGGTGTCGGCCTGGATGCTGCTGCCCATCCCGGCGGCGGTGGGGAAGTTCCTGCTGTGGGACCGCGTCTTCCCGCCGCGCATGATCGTGGCGGTCGGGCTGTTGGCGCTGGTCGCCACCGCGCTGCTGGCCGGGGCGGTCCGCTGGCGGATCACGCCGCTGCGCGTCGCGCTGTTCGCCGCCGTCGTGCTGGCGGCCTGGGTGCTGTCCAAGCGCGCCGGTGGGATCGCGCCCTGGTCCAGCCTGTTCGACGGGGTGATCCTGCTGGTGCTGGCCGGCGGGCTGGCGCTGTGGCGCCTGATCCCGGCCATGGGGTTGCGGCCGCCGCGGACGGGCACGCTGGTGGCCGGGGTGGCGGTGGCCGCCAACCTGCTGACCTTCGGGCAGTTCAACCCGATCCAGTCGGCTAAGCCGATCTTCGAGCGGCCGCAGACCGCCCTGACCGCCCGGCTGTCGGCCCTGCAGGCAGCGCACGGGAAGGGCTGGCTGGTGGAGACGCTGCCGATCTTCACCGGCGCGGTGCTGGCCGGCTGGGGCTACAACTCCATCGCCCACACGCTGATCGCCCCGCACCTGGACTTCTTCCGTCCGCTCTTCCCCGACATGCCGGAGGAGCGCTTCACCCAGGCCTTCAACCGCTATGCCCACATCATCCCGGATGCGGTGGCGGAGCCGGTCTTCCCCTATCCTGATCAGGTCCGGGTACCCTGGTCCGCTTTGGCTCCGGCCGCCCTGGCGCGGGAGGCTAGTGTCCTTCCGGCGAACGACGCCGCCACGGTTGACGGGCCTTTCCCGACCGGCGGCAGCCTGGACGAGGTCCGGCTGGAGAACGGACTGCTGCTTCTGCGCGGCTGGGCGCCCTGGACGGCCGTCCGCGCCACGCAGAGCATCGCGGTTGTCAGCGACGTGCCCCTCACCGTGCTGTCGCACGGGACGGAGCGCCGGCCCGATCTGCAGGCCGCCTTCCCCACTGCCGACCGCGGGCAGGCCGGCTTCACCATCCTGCTGCGGCCGGAGACCGATTTGGACCGGATCCCGGCGCTGTGCGTGCTGGGTCGTGGCACCGATGCCGGGACGGTCGCCCTCACCGCCCTCCACCCGGCCAATGACGGCTGCCGCCGCCTTGGATTGGCAAGGTAG
- a CDS encoding mannose-1-phosphate guanylyltransferase/mannose-6-phosphate isomerase produces the protein MNGNSAQKIVPVLLSGGTGSRLWPLSRELYPKQFLPLCSDRTMLQDTALRVSAQPGSTGPGSTQPGAAAEVVFSAPLVICNQEHRFLAAEQLRQSRCTPRGIILEPAGRNTAAACALAALAVTADAPDALLLILPADHEIRDADAFRRAIAIAARAAQAGRLVTFGITPTRPETGYGYIRRGHSMDEADGAYNVAAFVEKPSLEVAERYLAEGTYAWNSGMFLFPAARLLAELERHAPAVLAACREALEQGSRDLDFFRLDAAAFAKAPSISIDYAVMERTDRAAVVPCEIGWTDVGAWSALWDVGSKDGEGNVAVGDVLLEGARDCYVRSDNHLTAVVGVENAVVVVVDDAVLVADRSCAQDVKRIVDRLKAEGRSESVSHRRVHRPWGSYQSLHTGDRFQVKSLTIAPGSRLSLQKHHHRAEHWVVVNGTALVTRGEEQVMVYENQSIYIPIGTVHRLENPGKVPLTIIEVQSGSYLGEDDIVRLEDVYGRN, from the coding sequence ATGAACGGCAATTCCGCGCAGAAGATCGTCCCGGTGCTGCTGTCCGGCGGTACGGGATCCCGTTTGTGGCCCTTGTCGCGCGAACTGTATCCCAAGCAGTTCCTGCCGCTCTGCTCCGACCGGACGATGCTGCAGGACACCGCCTTGCGGGTCAGCGCTCAACCCGGCTCCACAGGGCCCGGCTCCACGCAGCCCGGCGCGGCCGCGGAGGTCGTCTTCTCGGCCCCGCTGGTGATCTGCAACCAGGAGCACCGCTTCCTCGCCGCCGAGCAGCTGCGCCAGTCGCGCTGCACGCCCCGCGGCATCATCCTGGAGCCGGCCGGCCGCAACACCGCCGCCGCCTGCGCGCTCGCGGCGCTCGCGGTGACCGCGGACGCTCCGGACGCGCTTCTGCTGATCCTGCCGGCCGACCACGAGATCCGCGACGCCGACGCCTTCCGCCGCGCGATCGCCATCGCCGCCCGCGCGGCCCAGGCCGGCCGCCTCGTCACCTTCGGCATCACCCCGACCCGGCCGGAGACCGGCTACGGCTATATCCGCCGCGGCCATTCGATGGACGAGGCCGACGGCGCCTACAATGTCGCCGCCTTCGTCGAGAAGCCGTCGCTGGAGGTGGCCGAGCGCTACCTCGCCGAGGGCACCTATGCCTGGAACAGCGGCATGTTCCTGTTCCCGGCCGCCCGCCTGCTGGCCGAGCTGGAGCGCCACGCCCCGGCGGTGCTGGCCGCCTGCCGCGAGGCGCTGGAGCAGGGCTCCAGGGATCTCGATTTCTTCCGCCTGGATGCCGCCGCCTTCGCCAAGGCGCCCAGCATCTCCATCGACTACGCGGTGATGGAGCGCACCGACCGCGCCGCCGTCGTCCCCTGCGAGATCGGCTGGACCGACGTCGGCGCCTGGTCGGCGCTGTGGGACGTCGGGAGCAAGGACGGCGAGGGCAACGTCGCCGTCGGCGACGTGCTGCTGGAGGGCGCCCGCGACTGCTACGTCCGCAGCGACAACCACCTGACCGCCGTGGTCGGGGTGGAGAACGCCGTGGTCGTCGTGGTGGACGACGCCGTGCTGGTCGCCGACCGCTCCTGCGCCCAGGACGTCAAGCGCATCGTCGACCGGCTGAAGGCGGAGGGGCGCAGCGAGTCCGTCAGCCACCGCCGGGTCCACCGCCCCTGGGGCTCCTACCAGTCGCTGCACACCGGCGACCGTTTCCAGGTGAAGAGCCTGACCATCGCGCCGGGCTCGCGCCTGTCGCTGCAGAAGCATCATCACCGCGCCGAGCATTGGGTGGTGGTCAACGGCACCGCGCTGGTCACCCGCGGCGAGGAGCAGGTGATGGTCTACGAGAACCAGTCGATCTACATCCCGATCGGCACGGTCCACCGGCTGGAGAACCCCGGCAAGGTGCCGCTGACCATCATCGAGGTGCAGTCCGGCTCCTATCTGGGCGAGGACGACATCGTCCGGCTCGAGGACGTGTACGGCCGCAACTGA
- the galE gene encoding UDP-glucose 4-epimerase GalE yields MTTSDNATVLVTGGAGYIGSHVVLALRDQGRAVVVLDDLSTGRRSAVPAGVPLVEGDVGDKALLADSFARHGIGTVMHFAGSIVVPESVERPLAYYRNNTVKSHALIEACVEAGIGRFIFSSTAAVYGMPERLPIDEQTPTRPINPYGSSKLMTEWMLRDTAAAHDLRYVALRYFNVAGADPQGRSGQVSRVATHLIKIAAQTVTGQRAELQIFGDDYDTADGTCVRDYIHVSDLADAHVAALRHLEAGGASEVLNCGYGRGYSVREVLAMVDRVTGKPLPMRIGPRRAGDPPALVAGVERIGRTLDWTPRHADLETIVASALTWEERLVKRI; encoded by the coding sequence ATGACCACGAGCGACAACGCGACCGTGCTGGTGACCGGCGGCGCCGGCTATATCGGCTCCCATGTGGTGCTGGCGCTGCGCGACCAGGGGCGCGCCGTGGTGGTGCTGGACGATCTGTCCACCGGCCGGCGCTCGGCGGTGCCCGCCGGCGTGCCCCTGGTCGAGGGCGACGTCGGCGACAAGGCGCTGCTGGCCGACAGCTTCGCCCGCCACGGCATCGGCACCGTGATGCATTTCGCCGGCAGCATCGTGGTGCCGGAATCGGTGGAGCGGCCGCTCGCCTACTACCGCAACAACACGGTCAAGAGCCACGCCCTGATCGAGGCCTGCGTGGAGGCCGGGATCGGCCGCTTCATCTTCTCCTCCACCGCCGCGGTCTACGGCATGCCGGAGCGGCTGCCGATCGACGAGCAGACGCCGACCAGGCCGATCAACCCCTACGGCTCCTCCAAGCTGATGACGGAGTGGATGCTGCGCGACACCGCGGCGGCGCATGACCTGCGTTACGTGGCGCTGCGCTATTTCAACGTGGCCGGCGCCGATCCGCAGGGCCGTTCGGGGCAGGTGTCGCGCGTCGCCACCCACCTGATCAAGATCGCCGCCCAGACCGTCACTGGCCAGCGGGCGGAGTTGCAGATCTTCGGCGACGACTACGACACGGCGGACGGCACCTGCGTGCGCGACTACATCCATGTCAGCGACCTCGCCGACGCCCATGTCGCCGCACTCCGCCATCTGGAGGCGGGCGGCGCGTCGGAGGTGCTGAACTGCGGCTACGGCCGCGGCTATTCGGTGCGCGAGGTGCTGGCGATGGTGGACCGGGTGACCGGCAAACCGCTGCCCATGCGCATCGGCCCGCGCCGCGCCGGCGACCCCCCGGCCCTGGTGGCGGGGGTGGAGCGCATCGGCCGCACGCTGGACTGGACCCCGCGCCATGCCGATCTGGAGACCATCGTCGCCTCGGCCCTCACCTGGGAGGAGCGGCTGGTGAAGCGCATCTGA
- a CDS encoding aspartyl/asparaginyl beta-hydroxylase domain-containing protein: MQPSIQPASLHPWQQVTVGSGLMLHAPLTVRADPVPLQREFAAVDAATGDEGRMFMAGDGSWSSITLIEEGLGPDSRRATGRPTPALDMMPSARTLLEGLGCRILSCYVHRQEPGGLLRWHYDGAGLHQSEARLIVPIIAPPAAVTWIGDSPAAYPAGTPWAGDFTFPHQVENAPDEQRIVLLVDVVSDDRARSLAPPELYDQPMLRSALAEQAINSLRANRELLPA, translated from the coding sequence ATGCAGCCCTCCATCCAGCCGGCCTCCCTCCATCCCTGGCAGCAGGTCACCGTCGGCAGCGGCTTGATGCTGCACGCCCCGCTGACCGTCCGTGCCGACCCGGTGCCGCTCCAGCGCGAATTCGCGGCCGTCGACGCGGCAACGGGAGACGAGGGGCGCATGTTCATGGCCGGCGACGGCAGCTGGTCGTCGATCACCCTGATCGAGGAGGGGCTCGGCCCCGACAGCCGGCGCGCCACCGGCCGGCCGACCCCGGCGTTGGATATGATGCCAAGCGCCCGTACCCTGTTGGAGGGGCTGGGCTGCCGCATCCTGTCCTGCTATGTCCACCGGCAGGAACCGGGCGGCCTGCTCCGTTGGCATTACGACGGTGCAGGCCTGCACCAGTCCGAAGCGCGGCTGATCGTGCCGATCATCGCCCCGCCGGCCGCCGTCACCTGGATAGGCGACAGCCCCGCCGCCTATCCGGCCGGGACTCCGTGGGCTGGAGACTTCACCTTTCCCCATCAGGTGGAGAACGCCCCGGACGAACAGCGGATCGTCCTGTTGGTGGACGTGGTCAGCGACGACCGTGCCCGCTCCCTTGCCCCGCCGGAGTTGTACGATCAGCCGATGCTCCGTTCGGCATTGGCGGAGCAGGCGATCAATAGTCTCCGGGCGAACCGGGAGTTGCTGCCAGCCTGA
- a CDS encoding peptidase domain-containing ABC transporter: MPDASTTVAPPPPPGPNAAPDRDESTALRCLTLVARHHGLSASPAALRPRVAPGPSGPNGEPSTADLLRIAAATGFKATARRLDWKALQVLPPVFPLLARLSNGNTVILVGLSRPADPAEEPVVGVVDPLADRLDVIDVPRDRFLERWDGELVFLKPRHGLADPRQPFGLRWFVPEILRQKSAFRDVVIAALVLHALALAVPVYFQIVIDKVLVNETVATLQVLTIGVLGALLFEAAFRFLRQFILLSAANRIDIRLLNRTFGHLLDLPITFFDGHSAGVTVRHMQQVERIREFLTGNLLSTVLDSLVLLVFLPVLFFYSVKLTLVALLFAGLIAGVMVALVPIYRSRLGDLYNADAERQAMLVETIHGMRTVKSSALEPQQRRSWDRKAARAVTSHYRVGRISIAARTVTEFLEKAMMVTVVAVGAFDVFDRQLSVGALIAFQMLSGRVVTPLVQIVSLIHQYQETALSVRMLGEVMNHPAEPRREGSGACPALIGRIEIEGLGFRYDRNRPPALDGVTLTVPAGSVVGLVGRSGSGKSTLMRLLQGFYPVQDGTIRYDGLDIRELDLAHLRRSIGVVLQENFLFRGTIRDNIAMTMPEASREEIVEAARLAGADEFIHRLPDGYDTLVEEGASNLSGGQKQRIAIARALLPQPRLLILDEATSALDPDSEAIVMANLRRIAHGRTVLIVTHRLSTLTGCDTIAVLEQGRLLDLAPHPILLDRCAEYRHLWQQQNRGR; encoded by the coding sequence ATGCCGGACGCCAGCACCACCGTCGCGCCGCCCCCGCCTCCCGGCCCCAACGCCGCCCCCGACCGCGACGAGAGCACCGCGCTGCGCTGCCTGACGCTGGTGGCGCGCCATCACGGCCTGTCGGCCTCGCCGGCCGCCCTGCGCCCGCGCGTCGCTCCCGGCCCCAGCGGACCAAACGGCGAGCCGTCGACCGCCGACCTGCTGCGCATCGCCGCCGCCACCGGCTTCAAGGCGACCGCCCGCCGGCTGGACTGGAAGGCCCTGCAGGTCCTGCCCCCTGTCTTCCCGCTGCTGGCGCGGCTGTCCAACGGCAACACCGTCATCCTGGTCGGGCTGTCGCGGCCAGCCGATCCCGCGGAAGAACCGGTGGTCGGTGTCGTCGACCCGCTGGCCGACCGGCTCGACGTGATCGACGTGCCGCGCGACCGCTTCCTGGAGCGCTGGGACGGCGAGCTGGTCTTCCTCAAGCCGCGCCACGGCCTTGCCGACCCGCGCCAGCCCTTCGGCCTGCGCTGGTTCGTGCCGGAGATCCTGCGCCAGAAATCCGCCTTCCGCGACGTGGTGATCGCGGCCCTGGTCCTGCACGCCCTCGCCCTCGCCGTCCCGGTCTATTTCCAGATCGTGATCGACAAGGTGCTGGTGAACGAGACCGTCGCCACCTTGCAGGTGCTGACCATCGGCGTGCTGGGCGCCCTGCTGTTCGAGGCGGCCTTCCGCTTCCTGCGCCAGTTCATCCTGCTGTCCGCCGCCAACCGCATCGACATCCGCCTCTTGAACCGTACCTTCGGCCATCTGCTCGACCTGCCCATCACCTTCTTCGACGGGCATTCGGCCGGCGTCACCGTGCGCCACATGCAGCAGGTGGAGCGCATCCGCGAATTCCTGACCGGCAATCTGCTGTCCACCGTGCTGGACAGCCTGGTGCTGCTGGTCTTCCTGCCGGTGCTGTTCTTCTATTCGGTCAAGCTGACGCTGGTGGCGCTGCTGTTCGCTGGATTGATCGCCGGGGTGATGGTCGCCCTGGTGCCGATCTACCGCAGCCGCCTCGGCGACCTCTACAACGCCGACGCCGAGCGCCAGGCCATGCTGGTGGAGACCATCCACGGCATGCGCACCGTCAAGTCATCGGCGCTCGAACCACAGCAGCGCCGCAGCTGGGACCGCAAGGCCGCCCGCGCGGTGACCAGCCATTACCGGGTCGGCCGCATCTCCATCGCCGCCCGCACGGTGACCGAGTTCCTGGAGAAGGCGATGATGGTGACGGTGGTCGCCGTCGGCGCCTTCGACGTCTTCGACCGCCAGCTTTCGGTCGGCGCCCTGATCGCCTTCCAGATGCTGTCGGGCCGGGTGGTGACGCCGCTGGTGCAGATCGTCTCGCTGATCCACCAGTATCAGGAAACCGCGCTGTCCGTCCGCATGCTGGGCGAGGTGATGAACCACCCGGCCGAGCCGCGGCGCGAGGGCAGCGGCGCCTGCCCCGCCCTGATCGGGCGGATCGAGATCGAGGGGCTCGGCTTCCGCTACGACCGCAACCGGCCGCCGGCGCTGGACGGCGTCACCCTGACCGTGCCGGCCGGCTCCGTCGTCGGGCTGGTCGGGCGCAGCGGCTCGGGCAAGAGCACGCTGATGCGTCTGCTCCAGGGCTTCTACCCGGTGCAGGACGGCACCATCCGCTATGACGGGCTCGACATCCGCGAACTGGATCTGGCCCATCTGCGCCGCTCCATCGGCGTGGTGCTGCAGGAGAATTTCCTGTTCCGCGGCACCATCCGCGACAACATCGCCATGACCATGCCCGAGGCCAGCCGCGAGGAGATCGTCGAGGCCGCCCGGCTGGCCGGCGCCGACGAGTTCATCCACCGCCTGCCCGACGGCTACGACACGCTGGTGGAGGAGGGGGCGAGCAACCTGTCCGGCGGCCAGAAGCAGCGCATCGCCATCGCCCGCGCCCTGCTGCCCCAGCCGCGCCTGCTGATCCTGGACGAGGCGACCAGCGCGCTGGATCCCGACAGCGAGGCCATCGTCATGGCCAATCTGCGGCGCATCGCCCATGGCCGCACCGTGCTGATCGTCACCCATCGGCTCTCCACCCTGACCGGCTGCGACACCATCGCCGTGCTGGAGCAGGGCCGCCTGCTCGACCTCGCCCCCCATCCCATCCTGCTCGACCGCTGCGCCGAATACCGGCACCTGTGGCAGCAGCAGAACCGGGGGCGCTGA